One Schistocerca nitens isolate TAMUIC-IGC-003100 chromosome 1, iqSchNite1.1, whole genome shotgun sequence DNA segment encodes these proteins:
- the LOC126196598 gene encoding calcium and integrin-binding protein 1-like, protein MGQGKSQFTEEELQDYQDLTYFTKKEVLYAHQKFKSIAPEKVGHNKNAKLPMNKILQYPELRVNPFGDRICRIFSSSHDGDCTFVDFLDMMSVFSDEAPKAVKAEHAFRIFDFDGDDMFGVSDLRKVVERLTGPQRLSEQDMQHLIQNILEEADLDDDGALSFAEFEHIISKSSDFANAFRIRL, encoded by the coding sequence ATGGGGCAGGGGAAAAGCCAGTTCACAGAAGAAGAATTGCAAGATTATCAGGATCTGACATACTTCACAAAGAAGGAGGTTTTGTATGCTCATCAGAAATTTAAATCCATTGCTCCAGAGAAAGTTGGCCATAATAAGAATGCAAAGTTACCAATGAATAAAATTTTGCAGTATCCAGAGTTGAGAGTTAATCCATTTGGTGATAGAATTTGTCGAATATTTAGTTCAAGTCATGATGGTGATTGTACTTTTGTGGATTTTCTTGATATGATGTCTGTATTTAGCGATGAAGCTCCAAAGGCTGTAAAGGCAGAGCATGCCTTTCGCATATTTGATTTTGATGGTGATGATATGTTCGGAGTATCAGATCTGAGAAAGGTTGTGGAACGTTTGACAGGGCCACAACGGCTAAGTGAACAGGATATGCAGCACCTTATACAAAATATCCTAGAAGAAGCTGATTTGGATGATGATGGTGCATTGTCATTCGCAGAATTTGAGCACATCATATCAAAATCATCTGATTTTGCCAATGCTTTCAGAATTCGCCTGTGA